GAATTGCTAATTATTATTGTATATTGTTATCGTGTATTATTGAATAGAAGTTAGGCTACTGACATGCCATCAGCACATCCTGAGAGTAAGGCCTCATTATCCCTACCCTCTTTGTGACACAAAAGCTCCTTCCTATCATGTGGTTTATGAACATACCCAATGTTGTGTCTCTCTTTCAATTAAACTTGCTCTTTTCACTCATAAAATCAAACATTAACCTTTAAAAGAGTCATCAGATATATAGTCATAGCAACTGAAATACAATAATCCTTTCTGTTTGGGTATTTGTGCACTTGATTCTGGAAGAGAAACCTAGCAGTGGCAAAGCTTTCTGTGTTCTTAATTCATTAGCATGCATATACTTTATAACTCGTGTCTACTTTCATGAAAGAAGCTGATGTTGTTCCATATGCCCATTGTCTGACTTTCTTGTATGCCCACTTGCAGGAAGCTCTAGAGCCTTTCTCTTGTGATTATTGTGAAAAGGCTGGCAAAGAGACAAGAACAGAGATTGGGGTCTGATTCAACAGCTGTTactgcagagggaaaggaaggagctGGGTCAGTGTCTACAACTCTTGCAGATCCAAGGAGCATCCTAGAGCTTCTCAGGAGTATAGAGAAGGCTGAGAGTCCCCCTGCTCCTAGACACCAGCATTGCTCAAGAGGTGTCCTGGGACAGAGCCCCCTGCGCCATGGCTCAGGAATGCCTTCTGGAAGAGCAGACAGCAGAGCTCAGCTGCCCTGTGTGCCTGGACTTGATGACAGACCCAGTGACCCTGGAATGTGGGCACCACTGCTATGCCTCCTGCCTCCAGCAGCGCTGGCAGGACCTGCTGGACATCTTTCCCTGTCCAGTCTGCCAGCACCACTGTGCCCACAGAAAACTGCACAAAAAAAACAGGCAGCTGAGTGCCCTGGTTGACATGTTGAAGCAGCTGTCCAGTACAAGGAACagggagcagcagcaggagcagctcCTGTGTGAGCAGCACCAGCAGGTGCTCAGCCTGTTCTGTGAGCAGGACCTGCAGCTGGTGTGTGTCCAGTGCAGGGTgtcctgtgagcagcagggtcaCCCCCTCACCCCTGTTAAAGAAGCTGTTGCTCAGCACAGGAAGAAGTTCAAATCCCACCTGCAGACCCTGAAGAAGCAGCTAAAAGATGCTAAAAGGGGGCAAGAAATGCAAAGCAAAGAAATAACGGACTTCCTCAAGGAGGTGGCAAAGCAAGAGTATGAGTTGCACCGGGAATTTCAACAATTTAAGCAATCTTTGAGAATCAGTCAAAAGAAAATTGATAAAAAGCTGCAAAGTAAGGAAAGACAGGCTTTCAAGAAAATCACCGAAATCAAATCCCAGGTGTCACTTTAAGGCTCTGCACTGAAGAGTCTGCTGAGAGAATTCATCATGTTCTGTTTGCAGACAGATCTGGATCTACTGATGAATACTAGAAAATTGAACCTCCAGATTTTTAAGTTTAAACAGCTACAGGTCCCGGCCACCTTCTCATACCAATCTGATGAGGTTGTTCCCAGTCTCCCGCCACATTATTTTGGTCTGCATAACATGATCAAGtttcaagaggatttaacattcGACCCGGAGACTGCCCACCCCTTTCTCACTGTCCataaaggagggaagaaaacCACATTTTCTCATGAAAGAAAGAATCCCAAACCCAGAGCATTTATTTCTCTCATAGCTGTCCTGAGTTGTGAGGGCTTTGATGCAAGCAGGCATTTTTGGCAAATCAAACTCAAAGGTGtaagtgtgtggtgtgtgcaaaGAGCCTTTCCCCAGAGATGCCCAGCTTCCACTGTCTCCAAGCAATGACTGTTGGCAATATCAGCAGCCCACATGCATACAGCCTGGCTCATAGAGAATAAAAATTCGTGTTGGCATTTTTCTGGACTATGAGTTGGGAGAACTTTCATTTTGCAATATGAATCAGAAGTGCTACTTACATACAATCACTGATACCTTCACAGACAGGCTGATGCCTTATTTCTCTGTTGAGCCTTCTTCCTCATCATCTGTCATGAGAATGATAAAAGATGAATGCTGATGTTCTTGTAAATATTCTCTCATTTACTGCTATTGTAATGAAACAtttttataataaagatttgAGCTATCACTTGATgctggcctttttggtcaataccagaccaccccatcaactggggctttaaaaagggaatccttggattcccacatagatatgatgggtctagacgtctaatagatccctctctccaccaccactggtcacttaaaACAGGAATCTTGAGGGTCTTTTCAGGACTTTGCCCTTACCATAAAACAGcatctaaagggaggctgggtcatcctaccctgccactcaaggaagactggtcctgaaatgagtgcagtctgcaACATTCCCAGCAGTGGTCATGAACTTTgtgctcagaccaacagggactcagaggttacacaggctgctgtgctaaataaaatatgtatgggcccttagtcaggtggatggggtaaacaattTTACTATTACATCTGAatgcctttcctttttaaaaatatttatttattcccttttgttgcccttgttgctttattgttgcagttattgttgtagtcgttgttggataggacagagagaaatggagagatgagaggaagacaaagaggaggagagaaagatagacacctgcagacctgctacactgattgtgaagtgactcccctgcaggtggggagttgggggactcaaactgggatccttctgtagGTCCTCgagttttgcgccacctgagtttaacctgctgtgctactgcccaactccctaatgcctttcctttttacttcttctgtctgagtcctgatggaattgggtttcaaagccctctagtcatcttcccctaacatttctttccctctgggagtatggaccaaaattttcttTGAGATCCAACTTGgtttctgaaaggcagtaagagatGAGGCAagacaacattttaaaataaacaggaaacaaaataaaaatagagcaggtgagaatagagaCTTTTAGGGTCATAAGAAGCcaagaagtctgttttaggtatgttcctaagagcctatgactttagtaattttcgtttgagcttgatagttaacatggaggtggactgaaaatattgtctgaatATGTCGTCAGaattgagaattaaaaaaaaaaactggattagggcagagagtagctcccaaacttgatgaaaaaaaaaaatatatatatatacagataattgtttaccacatcagtctgacccagggtccatgtatattcatatataacttctttctttaaaaaattcatttatgtatatattaaggagataggaagagaaagaaagatattagtagtctggtacatgtgatatTAGAAATGGCAACTGAGGACTTTATAACTGAGAGTCTAATCCTCTAGCCACTGTACTACCTCATGATCCTAAACTCTTTGCATAAGGATAGACATAATGGATTAAGTTCCAACCCAGTGACCACCTTTTACTTTTCTGTTGTGGTTGTCAtcactggaacctcaccttttggttattatgccaggccccctgcattgcttagctgtggtctatttacataatcattgttttgtctgaaaccccactggttagaacctttgcaacagcaggagacccgccctgcagggcattggtttaatccccactggttagatgaaagATTTGCTCTTTTtccgctccaccccctctcctagtcatttccttttttctgacctgccacttccatctcaggaggtataaaggcagattcttttctgatccaAAAAGCATtccattgcattcccgctcagccacaagagttcctggttcctcccctgcgtcgctgagtaagcagcaacctaggttggctccagcagagttctctccaaaccagagagcatgtgcccgggaagaaacaccttcAGGCTAGCTCAGCACTCACCTCTCtaaactgattttatttatttttttattatatttatttgtttattggatagagaaagccagaaatcaagtgggaagggggagatagagagggagaaagacaaagagataactgcagccttgcttcactacttgcaaagctttccccctgcaggtggagaccaggggtttgaacctgggtcctcgcgcattgtaacaagtgtgttcaaccaggtgcgccaccacccagccctgattttttttccccatattgaaagagagaaataaagacagaggaaAAGGGGCAAAGATACTAACACCAGAAaattgaagtttcctccagtctGGTGGcatctgggcttgaacttggtccttatgcatagcaaagcaggggCCCTCTCCAGGTGAGATGTGTTGCTTATATTTCAGTTCACTTTAGTCCCTGCCTTAAATTCCCCATCAGCAGTGCACTGGCTCACATCACCTACATAAGGGTATCTGAGTGCATGCAAGTGCTGCTCATGTAGGGAGCTCCATCACACAGCTCAGGTgcttctcctttctgtttctcagaCTGCAGTTCTGAAGACCCAGATAAAGTGCTCAGTGCCCGAGCTGAtctaagttcatttttttttctgggggggggggcggcgctcTCTACCTGCTTCCTGCAGCACCTAGGACTTTAAATCTTTATCTCTGTGTTCATTCTAAAGCAGTGACTTTTAAAGAATTCTTGAGAGCAAGTTCACATTActattaagaaaaacattttgTGCTGTTAAGAAAGAAcattatcaataaaaaaaagccaCTGATTGCTTCTAGAACCACAGCCTCCTTAAAGTCCTGTCCCTTTCAATCATGAAGCTAACCTTCAGGATTAAACTACAAGCCTTCTGACCAAGTAACCAGCTCTGTCTTTGAACTATGCTGGAAAAGAAGACTCTTCCCCCTAGCCCCCCTAACTTTGCTGTTCAGCTTCTGTGATCGTGCTTTTGCTCTCAGCCTGTAGCCCCCTATAAAAAGCTGCACCATGCCTTAGGGAGTAGGGGTGTGCAGAACTCTGGAGCACAAGTTCTGCCTAGGCCTGAATAAACCTAACTTTCTCTCCTACAAGCTCTGAGTGGCAGTTGGATTTTTCAAACAAAGGGTTGTAGTTAGTTCCTCCTTGTTTTTCTGCAACACCATaacctagaaaataaataaatgcatagaggtataggaggtggtgcagtggataaagcgcaggactctcaagcatgaggttacaagttcaatccccagcagcacatgtgccagaatgatgtctggttctttctctctctcctccctgatTTTCTCATAAACtaaatctaaataaaaaaaataaaaataaacagatataaatttgggcggtgggtagatagcataatggttatgcaaagagacccttataactaaggctctgaggtcccaagttcaatcccccacaccatcatcagagctgagtagtactctggttaaaaaaaataaaaagatataaatttCAAGGAGATTTCCACAGGTCCATAATGCTCTAGAATAACCGTTTCATCCAGGTTAAGGCAGACAGGGAGACAGCCCTTTGGGGAAGAGGCAAAGTCTTCTTAGACATCAAATCATGGAGTATTTGATTTAgaggtttaaaaatattttctttctttattattggatagaggcagagaaattgagataggagtcTGCCTCATtacagaatagagacagagagacacctgcagccctgattcaccattcatgaagctttcccctgcaggtggggatcagggatttgaacttggacccttgaacactgtagtgtgtgcacttaattaaccaggtgcatcactgcctggcctttaTTTGATTTTGACTTTTCAGGCTCAGGAGCCCTGAGAAGTAAAAGTTGCTTAtttgagataaaaaagaaaaagtaggttAGTCTCAGAATCTTTCCAACAGTCTTTAGGACAGAATCATGGTGTGCAAAAGACTTTGCTGCCAGTGTCCAAGTTCCTAGCTTCCATCTAGAGCTCTGCCAtcaaccagagtttagcagtgctctgaattCTCTCATCTATCTAGCTATATGTTTGTCTAACAttagaatgaaataaaataaaatgaattttaaaaaacaggtgttatttaaaattaaggaaaaaaacccAGATGCTCATTTAAGCATGACACAGCAAGTTCAGAGAGACAGTAAAATGagtatgcaaataactttcatgcctgaggctctgagctcctaggTTTATTCCTCAACCATCCAACTCTACCACCACAAACACCTGAATTCAGAACTGAGAACTGCTTCCATTAAAAAAAGTCtgagggccagggggtggcacaccttcCTAATCATACACACGACagtgtgtgcaagggcccaggcttgagcccctggttcccacctgcaggggaaaagcttcatgagtggtgaaacaggctgcaggtgtctctttgtgtctttccctctctatctcctttcccctcaatttctctctgtctctatccaataatataataaaataaaataaaagattttacaaatgtttattaaaaaggaaagtcTGATATTGCTAAAAATCTGCCTTTATAATGCTAGATAGGGCTCAGAGGTAGCCTTTGCAGGGCAGACCAAGTTCCTCCATGAATGGC
The DNA window shown above is from Erinaceus europaeus chromosome 2, mEriEur2.1, whole genome shotgun sequence and carries:
- the LOC132532794 gene encoding tripartite motif-containing protein 75-like, which translates into the protein MAQECLLEEQTAELSCPVCLDLMTDPVTLECGHHCYASCLQQRWQDLLDIFPCPVCQHHCAHRKLHKKNRQLSALVDMLKQLSSTRNREQQQEQLLCEQHQQVLSLFCEQDLQLVCVQCRVSCEQQGHPLTPVKEAVAQHRKKFKSHLQTLKKQLKDAKRGQEMQSKEITDFLKEVAKQEYELHREFQQFKQSLRISQKKIDKKLQSKERQAFKKITEIKSQVSL